From Leeia aquatica, the proteins below share one genomic window:
- a CDS encoding helix-turn-helix domain-containing protein: MKSIHDERYKQLVKQLISARVAAGVTQTVLSARLGKPQSYVAKVENLERRLDIVELVDWLAAVPMQLEDFLLALPWVKLA, encoded by the coding sequence ATGAAATCCATCCACGACGAGCGCTATAAGCAACTGGTGAAGCAGCTGATCTCCGCCAGGGTTGCCGCTGGGGTCACCCAGACCGTATTGTCAGCCCGTTTGGGCAAGCCGCAGTCGTATGTTGCCAAAGTCGAAAACCTGGAACGCCGACTTGATATTGTGGAGTTGGTGGACTGGCTGGCCGCCGTGCCGATGCAGCTGGAGGATTTTCTGTTGGCCCTGCCTTGGGTCAAACTGGCATGA